A single Bifidobacterium scardovii JCM 12489 = DSM 13734 DNA region contains:
- a CDS encoding RCC1 domain-containing protein: MMNVLRRPAAMITVAATLMVGLAVAADASVRSAAGVEARPSYATAKLVKIVDGTGHGTAAQSFVNSRNGFQPGDDAPDDGIVSSGDVVEYALRLSFTAAAKRQVRVAWDLRESPWLSAGDAATGFCSSGQQVSAKRDGDACVYTVNAGAVEVLDQRLVLRAKDTEGTAKTGQKPRLTVSRVGEDSSTVSYPTDEVTVVSAPAADLIIDNGGYPDKPHEAWARRNEWVASGTISGYFDLKVKPLTYPGYTTSHGASISGPWSASVDVSAFPEGSTFSVDGTMLPVRDGRLRLGGMRGDKRLDWSVPAERVADMKQNDTRIYDIAVIPDKTSFSADGGNALLNMGDGTEPGMNAKRDKDTGSRDTGAKSGYPYANNDWSRAIIERNNTRGSVFSKLLQRPYTPGKTLFDPESQDFAKASSDQTIIHYYSADQNGDTVATGTQTRVTLSMAADRIEGVLSSDPVLGDEWDPTQQQWQGGLSVTRGGKPLDQGVDWNASYTYDDPRSGNAAWHDGVPADTDAKVRAIRVSFDRARFQSAADTGTVRVVFLTRVTVDAARGNVKSSDTMTGEFTTDQETARAEGDNFVWVIAPSEPAASIDTAVTVTDGMGTERADGAQPGDTAGYVIRPRLTNIQRSGTVVKPTITVTYPDGLLDPVMAGGPWKLTISGSGAGRTITFTYDSPDGTLIPELGVDGSVDLPAIEWRATVGNKAAGTISAAATQTTDIAQNGTVPAHPQVTSNTAVAQFIVDAKAGETGALNALTGKTGIGDSLSWRFNLYAKGSGRTGGADTIVRVPSNDDAIMAGDNNTGLDGSWREYDRGHSAYHGTWKLTEPVSVNAANSTATSILYSTSVAWTDEPDDYEWKTWEQLSDEDKSRITAIRVRSDFETGSDGNMPVAAADGTITLIPTDGTKDDRYVMWPGRTRFSDGHAMGNLPWADAVTATAGSISGTLWWDRNENTLIDAGEECIGGIEVSLWRADENGGRMGDAPLRTVNSDGDGRYEFDLLHAGNYRVQVKRSTGTSTGDGVQTSVTTYYSQDKPVAGTRSWNSRLKGQARDESDVIRLTVGADQQRVDFGYAKPDPKATLDKTQTRLSCTADSCEINWDVKVTNSGKTTDKIHIPPTISNGGANSFALDSTGHLWAWGDNSFGQLGDGTTTERHTPVAVTPDRTYTTVSTGTYHSLALDSTGHLWAWGDNSFGQLGDGTTTERHTPVAVTPDRTYTTVSTGTYHSLALDSTGHLWAWGDNSFGQLGDGTTTERHTPVAVTPDRTYTTVSTGTYHSLALDSTGHLWAWGDNSFGQLGDGTTTERHTPVAVTPDRTYTTVSTGTYHSLALDSTGHLWAWGDNSFGQLGDGTTTERHTPVAVTPDRTYTTVSTGTYHSLALDSTGHLWAWGDNSFGQLGDGTTTDRRAPVEITPDRTYAMASDASPESAGTGNLPADSVLSDRMSGIVENVRATAGTVSRTEDSYNTFKQVSSSSFHTLALDSSGHVWTWGSNSNGQLGDGTNTDRQTPADVTTVTQGVAVDPTAVPVDPVSETQDGGDVIRTYNPPYTIAPGGYIVFHFTGTVSRAQADRIVHNQAWFDSPDTPYAGTPHALRENTTTPFKPDDTKLDRSSHDITGNPSCRTGTDYRNPGMEHWFSNGNEDSCDQVGALIPAYTTEPVRGSISGMYWRDQNRDGIRQDTETDRIPGLSVILENQAGERISTTVTDRNGAYRFDKLPLGSYRIRFSRVPRADFTTPDASDANPVVDSSSTDSDAGTGEDYGMGTPLITLTETTPDRDHIDAGVLADKPWTGILPHTGLFVLPCLMILALAAMIASILLLRQPAAKERDSEKHGS, encoded by the coding sequence ATGATGAACGTTCTTCGACGTCCCGCCGCCATGATCACCGTGGCGGCGACGCTGATGGTGGGATTGGCCGTGGCGGCCGACGCGTCCGTCCGGTCCGCCGCCGGCGTTGAAGCCAGGCCCTCGTACGCGACCGCCAAGCTCGTGAAGATCGTGGACGGCACCGGGCACGGGACCGCGGCGCAATCGTTCGTGAACAGCAGGAACGGGTTCCAGCCGGGCGATGACGCGCCGGATGACGGGATCGTGTCCAGCGGTGACGTGGTCGAATATGCACTGAGGCTGTCGTTCACCGCGGCCGCGAAACGCCAGGTGCGGGTGGCCTGGGACCTTCGGGAGTCGCCCTGGCTGTCCGCCGGCGACGCGGCGACGGGATTCTGCTCGTCCGGGCAGCAGGTGTCCGCCAAGCGTGACGGGGACGCGTGCGTGTACACGGTCAACGCCGGCGCCGTGGAAGTCCTGGACCAGCGGCTGGTGTTGCGGGCGAAGGACACGGAAGGCACCGCGAAAACCGGACAGAAGCCGCGGCTGACCGTGAGCCGGGTCGGAGAGGATTCGTCCACGGTCTCGTACCCGACCGATGAGGTGACGGTCGTCAGCGCGCCGGCCGCCGATCTGATCATCGACAACGGCGGGTACCCCGACAAACCCCATGAGGCGTGGGCACGCCGCAACGAATGGGTCGCATCGGGAACGATAAGCGGATACTTCGATTTGAAGGTGAAACCGCTCACCTATCCGGGGTACACCACGTCGCACGGCGCCAGCATTAGCGGCCCGTGGTCGGCGAGCGTGGACGTCAGCGCTTTTCCCGAGGGCAGCACCTTCAGCGTGGACGGCACGATGCTGCCGGTGCGCGACGGCAGGCTGCGCTTGGGGGGGATGCGCGGCGACAAGAGGCTGGATTGGAGCGTGCCGGCGGAACGGGTCGCGGATATGAAGCAGAACGACACGCGCATCTACGACATCGCGGTGATCCCCGACAAGACAAGTTTCAGCGCCGACGGGGGGAACGCGCTGCTGAACATGGGCGACGGAACCGAACCCGGCATGAACGCGAAACGCGACAAGGACACCGGTTCGAGGGACACGGGGGCGAAGAGCGGCTACCCGTACGCGAACAACGACTGGTCGCGCGCCATCATCGAACGAAACAACACACGGGGGTCCGTGTTCTCCAAACTGCTGCAACGCCCGTACACGCCAGGAAAAACCCTGTTCGACCCCGAATCGCAGGATTTCGCGAAGGCCTCGTCCGACCAGACGATCATCCACTACTATTCGGCGGACCAGAACGGCGACACGGTCGCAACGGGAACGCAGACGCGCGTCACGCTCAGCATGGCAGCCGACAGAATCGAGGGCGTCCTGTCCTCCGATCCCGTGCTGGGCGACGAATGGGACCCGACCCAGCAGCAATGGCAGGGAGGCCTGTCCGTCACCCGCGGCGGGAAGCCCTTGGACCAGGGCGTGGACTGGAACGCATCATACACGTATGACGATCCCCGATCGGGCAACGCGGCGTGGCATGACGGCGTGCCCGCCGACACCGATGCGAAGGTGCGGGCGATCCGCGTCAGCTTCGACCGCGCGCGGTTCCAGTCGGCCGCGGACACGGGCACGGTCCGGGTCGTCTTCCTGACGCGCGTGACCGTCGACGCGGCGCGGGGCAACGTGAAAAGCTCGGACACGATGACCGGAGAATTCACGACCGACCAGGAGACGGCGCGCGCCGAAGGCGATAACTTCGTATGGGTCATCGCACCGTCCGAACCGGCGGCGTCCATCGATACCGCGGTCACGGTCACGGACGGGATGGGAACGGAACGGGCCGATGGCGCGCAGCCGGGGGATACGGCCGGATACGTGATCCGCCCGCGTCTGACGAACATCCAACGCTCCGGCACCGTGGTCAAGCCCACGATCACGGTCACGTATCCGGACGGGCTGCTCGACCCGGTGATGGCCGGCGGGCCATGGAAGCTCACGATCAGCGGATCCGGAGCGGGCAGGACGATCACGTTCACGTACGATTCGCCGGACGGCACCCTGATCCCCGAGCTGGGCGTGGACGGCTCCGTCGATCTGCCGGCCATCGAATGGCGGGCGACCGTGGGCAACAAGGCCGCGGGCACGATCAGCGCCGCCGCCACCCAGACGACGGACATCGCTCAGAACGGCACGGTCCCCGCCCACCCGCAGGTCACGTCGAACACGGCCGTCGCCCAGTTCATCGTGGATGCGAAAGCCGGGGAAACCGGCGCGTTGAACGCCCTGACCGGCAAGACGGGCATCGGCGATTCCCTGTCCTGGCGCTTCAACCTGTACGCCAAAGGATCGGGACGTACCGGCGGCGCGGACACGATCGTGCGCGTGCCCTCCAACGACGACGCGATCATGGCCGGAGACAACAACACGGGCCTGGACGGCTCCTGGCGCGAATACGACCGCGGCCACTCCGCGTACCACGGCACGTGGAAGCTGACCGAGCCGGTGTCCGTGAACGCGGCCAACAGCACGGCGACGAGCATCCTGTATTCGACGAGCGTCGCCTGGACGGATGAACCGGACGACTACGAGTGGAAAACCTGGGAACAGCTGAGCGACGAGGACAAGTCGAGGATCACCGCGATCCGCGTCCGGTCCGATTTCGAGACCGGTTCCGACGGGAACATGCCCGTGGCCGCCGCGGACGGCACGATCACCCTCATCCCCACGGACGGCACGAAGGACGACCGGTACGTCATGTGGCCCGGCCGCACCCGGTTCAGCGACGGGCATGCCATGGGCAACCTGCCCTGGGCCGACGCGGTCACGGCGACCGCCGGATCGATCAGCGGCACCCTGTGGTGGGACAGGAACGAGAACACCCTGATCGACGCCGGGGAGGAATGCATCGGCGGCATCGAAGTGAGCCTGTGGCGCGCCGACGAGAACGGCGGCCGCATGGGCGACGCGCCGTTGAGGACCGTGAACAGCGACGGCGACGGCCGATACGAGTTCGACCTGCTGCATGCCGGGAACTACCGCGTGCAGGTGAAGCGCTCGACGGGCACGAGCACAGGCGACGGCGTGCAGACCAGCGTCACCACGTACTATTCGCAGGACAAGCCCGTGGCCGGCACTCGATCGTGGAACTCCAGACTCAAGGGCCAGGCACGCGACGAATCGGACGTGATCCGGCTGACGGTCGGCGCGGACCAGCAGAGGGTCGATTTCGGATACGCGAAGCCCGACCCCAAAGCCACCCTCGACAAAACGCAGACCCGCCTGTCATGCACCGCCGACTCATGCGAGATCAACTGGGACGTGAAGGTTACCAATAGCGGCAAAACCACCGACAAAATCCATATACCCCCCACAATTTCCAATGGAGGCGCGAACTCCTTCGCATTGGATTCGACCGGCCACCTATGGGCATGGGGCGACAACAGCTTCGGCCAGCTGGGCGACGGCACCACCACCGAACGGCATACCCCGGTTGCGGTCACGCCCGACCGCACGTACACCACGGTATCCACCGGAACGTATCATTCCCTGGCACTGGATTCGACCGGCCACCTATGGGCATGGGGCGACAACAGCTTCGGCCAGCTGGGCGACGGCACCACCACCGAACGGCATACCCCGGTTGCGGTCACGCCCGACCGCACGTACACCACGGTATCCACCGGAACGTATCATTCCCTGGCACTGGATTCGACCGGCCACCTATGGGCATGGGGCGACAACAGCTTCGGCCAGCTGGGCGACGGCACCACCACCGAACGGCATACCCCGGTTGCGGTCACGCCCGACCGCACGTACACCACGGTATCCACCGGAACGTATCATTCCCTGGCACTGGATTCGACCGGCCACCTATGGGCATGGGGCGACAACAGCTTCGGCCAGCTGGGCGACGGCACCACCACCGAACGGCATACCCCGGTTGCGGTCACGCCCGACCGCACGTACACCACGGTATCCACCGGAACGTATCATTCCCTGGCACTGGATTCGACCGGCCACCTATGGGCATGGGGCGACAACAGCTTCGGCCAGCTGGGCGACGGCACCACCACCGAACGGCATACCCCGGTTGCGGTCACGCCCGACCGCACGTACACCACGGTATCCACCGGAACGTATCATTCCCTGGCACTGGATTCGACCGGCCACCTATGGGCATGGGGCGACAACAGCTTCGGCCAGCTGGGCGACGGCACCACCACCGACCGTCGTGCCCCAGTTGAGATCACGCCCGACCGCACCTATGCCATGGCGTCGGATGCCTCCCCGGAGTCGGCCGGTACCGGGAACCTGCCAGCCGACAGCGTCCTGTCCGACCGGATGAGCGGCATCGTCGAAAACGTGAGGGCGACCGCGGGCACGGTCAGCCGGACCGAGGACTCCTACAATACCTTCAAACAGGTATCCTCCAGTAGTTTCCATACCTTGGCGTTGGACTCCTCCGGCCACGTATGGACCTGGGGCAGCAATTCCAACGGCCAGCTGGGCGACGGGACCAACACCGATCGGCAAACCCCGGCCGATGTGACCACGGTCACGCAGGGCGTGGCCGTGGATCCGACGGCGGTCCCGGTCGACCCCGTATCGGAAACGCAGGATGGCGGCGACGTGATCCGCACGTACAACCCGCCGTACACGATCGCGCCGGGAGGATACATCGTGTTCCATTTCACCGGTACCGTGAGCCGGGCCCAAGCGGATCGGATCGTCCACAATCAGGCATGGTTCGACTCGCCGGACACCCCGTACGCGGGCACGCCGCACGCATTGCGCGAGAACACCACGACCCCGTTCAAACCGGACGACACGAAACTCGACCGGTCGAGCCACGACATCACGGGCAACCCCTCCTGCCGAACCGGCACGGATTACCGGAACCCGGGCATGGAGCACTGGTTCAGCAACGGCAACGAGGACTCCTGCGACCAGGTCGGGGCGCTGATCCCCGCCTATACGACCGAACCCGTCCGGGGCAGCATCAGCGGCATGTACTGGCGCGACCAGAACAGGGACGGCATCAGGCAGGATACGGAGACCGATAGGATCCCCGGCCTCAGCGTCATCCTCGAGAACCAGGCGGGCGAGCGGATCTCCACCACCGTCACCGACCGCAACGGCGCCTACCGGTTCGACAAGCTCCCGCTCGGCTCGTACCGCATCCGGTTCAGCCGCGTGCCGCGCGCCGACTTCACCACACCGGACGCGAGCGACGCGAATCCCGTCGTGGATTCGTCGTCCACCGACTCCGACGCGGGCACGGGGGAGGACTACGGCATGGGCACCCCGCTTATCACGCTGACCGAGACGACGCCCGACCGGGACCACATCGACGCCGGCGTGCTCGCGGACAAGCCGTGGACGGGCATCCTGCCCCATACTGGTCTGTTCGTCCTGCCCTGCCTGATGATCCTCGCCCTCGCGGCCATGATCGCCAGCATCCTGCTGTTGCGCCAGCCAGCCGCCAAGGAACGGGACTCCGAGAAACACGGTTCGTGA
- a CDS encoding class C sortase, which produces MARHVANSGRGKARRNAGIVLLVLSGLFATMPFMLMIANRHADESLAARHETAARSMSDPTAEQELARARQYNAGLLSDGRGRVGEQADPWSDPGEDTAADEDATYMGLLSTPKDGIMATILYPRLGINLPVRHGTGEATLAAGAGHMHGTSLPVGGGSTHSVISAHTGLADRLMFDRLSLRQGRVGDLFYIKVLDRTLAYKVTDIRVVEPTDLSAIGVQADRDLVTLVTCTPYGINTQRLLVTGERTDMPHPAPDPAVPPGAGGDMPMILWIGGVWAVLALAGLAATGALAKTVGRIRAKGRTNGSRKRKDK; this is translated from the coding sequence ATGGCACGGCATGTGGCGAACTCGGGCCGGGGAAAGGCCAGACGCAATGCGGGAATCGTCCTGCTGGTCCTTTCCGGCCTGTTCGCCACCATGCCGTTCATGCTGATGATCGCCAACCGGCACGCGGACGAATCGCTCGCCGCCAGGCATGAGACGGCGGCCAGATCGATGAGCGACCCGACCGCCGAGCAGGAGCTCGCCAGGGCCCGGCAATACAATGCCGGGCTGTTGTCCGACGGCCGGGGGCGGGTCGGGGAGCAGGCCGATCCATGGTCCGACCCGGGCGAGGATACGGCCGCCGATGAGGACGCGACGTACATGGGCCTGCTGTCGACGCCCAAGGACGGGATCATGGCCACGATCCTCTACCCGCGTCTGGGCATCAACCTGCCCGTGCGCCACGGCACCGGCGAGGCCACGCTGGCGGCTGGTGCCGGGCACATGCACGGCACCAGCCTTCCCGTCGGCGGCGGAAGCACGCACAGCGTGATCAGCGCGCACACCGGTCTGGCGGACCGGCTCATGTTCGACCGCCTGTCGCTGCGCCAGGGGCGTGTCGGAGACCTCTTCTACATCAAGGTACTGGACCGCACGCTCGCCTATAAGGTCACCGACATCCGCGTGGTCGAACCGACCGATCTGAGCGCGATCGGAGTGCAGGCGGACCGGGATCTGGTCACCTTGGTGACCTGCACCCCGTATGGCATCAACACGCAGCGCCTGCTCGTCACCGGCGAGCGCACCGACATGCCCCATCCCGCGCCTGATCCCGCGGTCCCGCCCGGGGCCGGCGGCGATATGCCGATGATTCTGTGGATCGGCGGCGTGTGGGCCGTGCTCGCGCTGGCCGGTCTGGCGGCCACCGGAGCGTTGGCGAAAACGGTGGGGAGAATCCGGGCCAAAGGCCGGACAAACGGCTCGAGAAAAAGGAAAGACAAATGA
- a CDS encoding isopeptide-forming domain-containing fimbrial protein encodes MSTMKSRAFAVLAAACTMLSGAALACPAMAADNTMVATGDLSKPQTLTVSSTEDISGQTFKAIRLARYSAATTNGTDLTGVDVADEGHAASIDAALKASKAVTATTAGYDATNPMAWVVSNMLDSGASPFAGSLRDLITALSKDAGVTGDSNAVTLARGAANTSMSAEVTPGLYLIADATANGRTSIPMLAATGINGMTTLKNAGGASQTLGSVEWKPNTASVTKKILENGTEVDANSAGISDTVVYRLAGDIPNWTGYDKFRLLFEDTLSKGLTFKRITKVTVDGKNLEATLYQASAPAATADGGSTFSVAFAPDSNGVSDLIAHKDRFPVGKRIVVEYEATVNKDAKINTGAGGTSNDNTVSVRYSHRPGNADDLGTTPGNTVKTYVGRLNVVKHDATGKPLKGATFTVSAASAASPLPLVLESAGDKTKPSVYRLAQGQETGATGKFETPESGLVTINGLGSGGYTVNETGSPLGATMLPSFNLTIDAMHGKNAANQFTAFRGDGNKLATSDNAETVTVVNVRNIGELPKTGATWLMIYGVCALLCVTGAIILLARRRS; translated from the coding sequence ATGAGCACAATGAAATCAAGGGCATTCGCGGTTCTTGCGGCCGCGTGCACGATGCTGTCGGGGGCCGCGCTGGCTTGCCCCGCCATGGCCGCCGACAACACCATGGTCGCGACCGGTGACCTGTCCAAACCCCAGACATTGACCGTTTCCAGCACCGAAGACATCAGCGGGCAGACCTTCAAGGCCATCCGGCTCGCCCGGTATTCGGCCGCCACGACCAACGGCACCGACCTGACCGGCGTGGATGTGGCCGACGAGGGGCATGCGGCGAGCATCGACGCGGCGTTGAAGGCCTCCAAGGCCGTGACCGCGACGACCGCGGGCTATGACGCGACGAACCCGATGGCCTGGGTCGTCTCGAACATGCTCGACAGCGGTGCCAGCCCGTTCGCCGGTAGCCTGCGCGACCTGATCACGGCCCTGTCCAAGGACGCAGGCGTGACCGGGGATTCGAATGCGGTCACGCTTGCCAGGGGCGCGGCCAACACCAGCATGAGCGCCGAGGTGACCCCCGGCCTATACCTGATCGCCGATGCGACGGCGAACGGCAGGACGTCGATCCCCATGCTCGCCGCGACCGGCATCAACGGGATGACCACGCTCAAGAACGCCGGCGGCGCATCCCAGACGCTCGGCTCGGTCGAGTGGAAGCCGAACACGGCGAGCGTCACGAAGAAGATCCTGGAGAACGGCACCGAGGTCGACGCGAACTCGGCGGGCATCTCAGACACGGTCGTCTACCGGCTGGCGGGAGACATCCCGAACTGGACCGGCTACGACAAATTCCGCCTGCTGTTCGAGGACACCCTGTCCAAAGGCCTCACGTTCAAGCGTATCACTAAGGTCACGGTCGACGGCAAGAATCTCGAGGCCACCTTGTATCAGGCGTCCGCGCCTGCCGCCACCGCGGATGGCGGCAGCACGTTCTCCGTCGCGTTCGCGCCCGACTCGAACGGGGTCTCCGATCTGATCGCGCACAAGGACCGGTTCCCGGTCGGCAAGCGGATCGTCGTCGAATACGAGGCGACGGTGAACAAGGACGCGAAGATCAACACGGGCGCCGGCGGCACGTCCAACGACAACACCGTCAGCGTCCGATACTCGCACAGGCCCGGCAACGCCGACGATCTGGGCACCACGCCGGGCAACACGGTGAAGACGTACGTCGGCCGCCTGAACGTCGTCAAGCACGATGCGACCGGCAAGCCGCTCAAAGGCGCCACATTCACCGTCAGCGCCGCCAGTGCCGCCAGCCCCCTGCCCCTGGTGCTGGAGAGCGCCGGGGACAAGACCAAGCCGAGCGTCTACCGCCTCGCGCAAGGCCAGGAAACCGGCGCGACCGGCAAATTCGAGACTCCCGAATCGGGTCTGGTGACCATCAACGGGCTGGGAAGCGGCGGCTACACGGTCAACGAGACCGGCTCGCCCCTGGGCGCGACCATGCTGCCCTCGTTCAACCTGACCATCGACGCGATGCACGGCAAGAATGCGGCGAACCAGTTCACCGCATTCCGGGGCGACGGCAACAAGCTGGCCACATCCGACAACGCCGAGACGGTCACGGTCGTGAACGTGCGCAATATCGGCGAACTGCCGAAGACCGGCGCCACCTGGCTCATGATCTACGGCGTGTGCGCGCTGCTGTGCGTGACCGGCGCGATCATCCTGCTGGCGCGCAGAAGGTCCTGA
- a CDS encoding DUF881 domain-containing protein, with product MARQSNKTTPDVLTKMHVQHAQDKANDRMETGSFPVVRKKRQSSLNANATRMRLLTSVLITVMCALLSFAYMIQINNTQSTYETMSEDELVRLINETSTSVQNLEERKSELTSQLNTLKATADKQEAARRIAKQNEETSGILSGRLPAKGQGVVIRITAGSKDSVDASTMFTLIEELRNAGAEVIALNSVRVVTSTYISDAADGTLVSDGVTLETPYVIKAIGDPQSLANAVNIAGGIGSRLKVKYGSKVTVTTQDEVQITEVHESQPNSYAKTVD from the coding sequence ATGGCGCGGCAAAGCAACAAGACCACACCGGACGTGCTCACCAAAATGCACGTCCAGCACGCGCAGGACAAGGCGAACGACCGCATGGAGACCGGCTCGTTCCCCGTGGTGCGCAAGAAACGCCAGTCGTCGCTCAACGCCAACGCGACGCGCATGCGGCTGCTCACCAGCGTGCTCATCACCGTGATGTGCGCGCTGCTGTCCTTCGCCTACATGATCCAGATCAACAACACGCAGTCGACCTACGAGACAATGAGCGAGGACGAGCTGGTGCGCCTGATCAACGAGACCAGCACCTCCGTGCAGAACCTCGAGGAGCGCAAAAGCGAACTGACCAGCCAGCTCAACACGCTCAAGGCCACCGCCGACAAGCAGGAGGCGGCGCGCAGGATCGCCAAACAGAACGAGGAGACCAGCGGCATCCTCTCCGGCCGCCTGCCGGCCAAGGGCCAGGGCGTGGTCATCCGCATCACCGCGGGATCCAAAGACAGCGTGGACGCCTCGACGATGTTCACCCTGATCGAGGAACTGCGCAACGCCGGCGCCGAGGTGATCGCCCTCAATTCGGTGCGCGTGGTCACCTCCACGTACATCTCCGACGCGGCGGACGGCACGCTGGTCAGCGACGGCGTCACGCTCGAGACGCCGTACGTGATCAAGGCCATCGGCGACCCGCAGTCGCTCGCCAACGCCGTGAACATCGCCGGCGGCATCGGCTCCCGGCTCAAGGTGAAATACGGCTCCAAGGTCACCGTGACCACCCAGGACGAGGTGCAAATCACCGAAGTCCACGAATCTCAACCAAATTCGTACGCGAAGACCGTAGACTAA
- a CDS encoding small basic family protein produces MAAVLGLIIGVVVGLFVKPDIPIVLQPYLPIMVVAALDALLGAARAYFQRSFSDKVFVISFISNVVTATLLVFLGNQLGVGSQLQTAVIVVLGIRIFSNVSAIRRFIFRG; encoded by the coding sequence ATGGCTGCTGTACTGGGTCTGATCATCGGCGTCGTCGTCGGCCTGTTCGTCAAACCGGACATCCCCATCGTGCTGCAACCCTACCTGCCGATCATGGTGGTCGCCGCGCTGGACGCCCTGCTCGGCGCCGCGCGCGCCTACTTCCAGCGCAGCTTCTCCGACAAGGTGTTCGTGATCTCGTTCATCTCCAACGTCGTCACCGCCACGCTGCTCGTGTTCCTCGGCAACCAGCTGGGCGTCGGGTCCCAGCTGCAGACCGCCGTCATCGTCGTGCTCGGCATCCGCATCTTCTCCAACGTGTCCGCGATCCGCCGGTTCATCTTCCGAGGCTGA
- a CDS encoding DUF881 domain-containing protein, translated as MPSEPFVPAPAAYPPSTENLPVRRRAVFSSSVDGLESHHALPANASGQHQRRRKTEDDSLRLIDDLTNRPMDPLFTDARLTHHPTSALELWATRLIVFVICVAVGFAGCLFVQRLHTDPRKAVRQSWSSELQDLNKQVDQLTADVSDLQSQVAKRSKQLGDITQSDQLTEDNMVNGLVPVTGEGITLTIANPIAADDSGDGTYHRENSGQQIRLVTDADLQMMVSLLWKAGAEAISINGYRLGVQTSIRTAGQTIMVGVNPVQSPYAIEAIGNRNDLADAVGSDRQPQLYESFKEAGIYPQVSKSASITLEAAAASNLSYARKDE; from the coding sequence GTGCCATCCGAACCGTTCGTCCCCGCGCCGGCGGCGTACCCTCCCTCGACGGAGAACCTGCCGGTGCGCCGCCGCGCCGTCTTCTCCTCGTCGGTGGACGGGCTGGAATCCCACCACGCGCTGCCGGCGAACGCGTCCGGGCAGCACCAGCGCCGGCGCAAGACCGAGGACGATTCGCTTCGGCTGATCGACGATCTGACCAACCGGCCGATGGACCCGCTGTTCACCGATGCGCGGCTCACCCACCATCCGACCTCCGCGCTGGAGCTGTGGGCCACCAGGCTGATCGTCTTCGTGATCTGCGTGGCCGTCGGATTCGCCGGATGCCTGTTCGTGCAGCGGCTGCACACCGACCCGCGCAAGGCCGTGCGGCAGAGCTGGTCCAGCGAACTGCAGGACCTCAACAAGCAGGTCGACCAGCTCACGGCCGACGTCAGCGACCTGCAGTCCCAGGTCGCCAAGCGCTCGAAGCAGCTCGGTGACATCACGCAGAGCGACCAGCTGACCGAGGACAACATGGTCAACGGCCTGGTCCCGGTGACGGGGGAGGGCATCACCCTGACGATCGCCAACCCCATCGCCGCCGACGATTCCGGCGACGGGACCTACCATCGCGAGAACTCCGGCCAGCAGATCCGGCTGGTCACCGACGCCGACCTGCAGATGATGGTCTCGCTGCTGTGGAAGGCCGGGGCCGAGGCGATCTCCATCAACGGGTACCGTCTCGGGGTGCAGACCTCGATCCGCACCGCGGGGCAGACGATCATGGTCGGGGTCAATCCGGTGCAGAGCCCGTATGCGATCGAGGCGATCGGCAACCGCAACGATCTGGCCGACGCGGTCGGCTCGGACCGCCAGCCGCAGCTGTACGAGTCGTTCAAGGAGGCGGGCATCTACCCGCAGGTATCGAAATCAGCATCGATTACACTGGAGGCAGCGGCAGCGAGCAATCTGTCGTATGCGAGGAAGGATGAGTAA
- a CDS encoding CDP-alcohol phosphatidyltransferase family protein — translation MVNKQQLNQRIKRNISKKYSPEPKDIYITVPNLISVLRILSIPVIAVLVARHQMVEALVVLAISAVSDGIDGIVARMFDQVSKIGQILDPIADRLLIFCSILALGVAGIIPWWMLIIVGLRDLLMALLVLLLAQHDYGPLPVHFVGKAGTAMLMISITALIFCDIWSNPIADLLHLAALAAGIWGIGLYWLAGYIYIRQGFELISKDR, via the coding sequence ATGGTCAACAAGCAGCAGCTCAATCAGCGGATCAAGCGGAACATCAGCAAGAAGTACAGTCCGGAGCCGAAGGACATCTACATCACGGTGCCGAACCTCATCAGCGTGCTGCGCATCCTGTCGATCCCGGTCATCGCCGTGCTCGTGGCCCGGCACCAGATGGTCGAGGCGTTGGTTGTGCTCGCCATCTCGGCCGTGTCCGACGGCATCGACGGCATCGTGGCGCGCATGTTCGACCAGGTGAGCAAGATCGGCCAGATCCTCGACCCGATCGCCGACCGCCTGCTGATCTTCTGCAGCATCCTGGCGCTGGGCGTCGCCGGGATCATCCCGTGGTGGATGCTCATCATCGTCGGGTTGCGCGACCTGCTCATGGCGTTGCTGGTGCTGCTGCTCGCCCAGCATGACTACGGGCCGCTGCCCGTGCACTTCGTGGGCAAGGCCGGCACCGCCATGCTGATGATCTCCATCACCGCGCTGATCTTCTGCGACATCTGGAGCAACCCGATCGCCGACCTGCTGCATCTGGCGGCGCTGGCGGCCGGCATCTGGGGCATCGGCCTGTACTGGCTCGCCGGATACATCTACATCCGCCAAGGGTTCGAACTGATCAGCAAGGACCGGTGA